In a genomic window of Desulfovibrio inopinatus DSM 10711:
- the ptsP gene encoding phosphoenolpyruvate--protein phosphotransferase: protein MAKHILRGIAISVGISIGKAFFLNRSHYRILPRQTLSQAALPHEEARLENAFRDADSELSAIRERMPAELRDHVMIIDSHLMILRDPKLAGKAIGHVKELGINAEWALEKAVAEIEEAFNALDDPYFRERVQDVRLVAERVMAKLAGDTEEMRAIESRVVLMAYDLTPADTVEMETSKIMSFVTVQGGKTSHTGILARSLAIPAVVGVTELEDYVSDGQLVIVDALKGIILVEPSEEELARYSDLKYKFEDYQAQIFRTCHLPGETIDGYRVKVLANIERFEEVTSAIDNGGEGIGLYRTEYSYLNRKTLPTEDELYEEYKDLAAIMSPKRVVLRTLDLGADKFMAHFGTLEEQNPAMGLRAIRFCLRHTDLFRTQMRAILRAATTGNIAIMFPMISSLSEVRQAMHQLRQCVASLRKDGIAHNADLPIGIMIELPSAIMIAEVLAREVDFFSIGTNDLIQYTLGIDRTNRYVSHLYQPLHPSIVRSIKHAVDAAHQAGIEVSLCGEMASDPYCIPILLGMQIDTISLNPQAIPGIKRIIRQTTMEECKSLLRQVLQSTAVSTSNHLVQNRIFQRFPEELTFFSSLLDTEEVPLS from the coding sequence GTGGCCAAACATATTCTTCGTGGTATTGCCATTTCTGTGGGGATTTCCATCGGAAAGGCTTTTTTTCTCAACCGGTCGCACTACCGGATTCTCCCTCGTCAAACGTTGTCCCAAGCGGCGTTGCCTCATGAAGAAGCACGTCTTGAGAACGCTTTTCGCGACGCAGATTCCGAGTTAAGCGCTATTCGAGAGCGAATGCCTGCTGAATTACGTGATCATGTTATGATCATTGATTCGCATCTCATGATTTTGCGTGACCCCAAGTTGGCAGGCAAAGCTATAGGTCATGTCAAGGAACTCGGAATAAATGCCGAATGGGCTTTGGAAAAGGCCGTAGCGGAGATTGAAGAAGCGTTTAATGCTTTGGATGATCCGTATTTTCGCGAGCGTGTTCAAGATGTTCGCCTTGTGGCCGAGCGGGTGATGGCCAAGCTTGCCGGCGATACCGAGGAAATGCGTGCTATTGAATCTCGTGTCGTTCTTATGGCGTACGATTTGACGCCAGCCGATACGGTAGAGATGGAAACGTCGAAGATCATGTCATTTGTCACGGTTCAAGGTGGCAAAACGTCGCATACCGGTATTTTGGCCCGTTCATTGGCGATTCCGGCGGTGGTTGGCGTAACCGAACTCGAAGACTACGTCAGCGATGGCCAGCTCGTTATTGTCGATGCGCTCAAAGGAATTATCCTTGTTGAGCCGAGCGAAGAGGAACTCGCTCGTTATTCTGACCTCAAATATAAATTTGAGGATTACCAGGCTCAGATTTTTCGTACCTGCCATTTGCCCGGGGAAACCATCGATGGGTATCGGGTTAAGGTTTTGGCCAATATCGAGCGCTTCGAAGAAGTCACCTCCGCTATCGATAATGGAGGCGAAGGCATCGGCCTCTATCGGACCGAGTATTCGTATCTCAACCGCAAGACCTTGCCGACGGAAGACGAGTTGTACGAAGAGTACAAAGACCTTGCTGCGATTATGTCTCCCAAGCGAGTTGTCCTCCGAACGCTTGATCTGGGTGCCGACAAATTCATGGCGCATTTTGGCACGTTGGAAGAGCAAAATCCGGCTATGGGATTGCGTGCCATCCGTTTTTGCCTGCGCCATACCGATTTGTTCCGGACACAAATGCGTGCCATTTTGCGAGCAGCGACGACCGGCAATATCGCCATCATGTTTCCCATGATTTCGTCATTGAGCGAAGTACGACAAGCGATGCATCAACTGCGTCAATGTGTGGCTTCGTTGCGAAAGGATGGCATTGCTCACAATGCTGATCTTCCTATCGGTATTATGATTGAATTGCCCTCGGCGATTATGATTGCCGAGGTTCTGGCTCGGGAAGTCGATTTTTTCAGTATCGGGACGAACGATCTTATTCAATACACATTGGGTATCGATCGCACAAACCGGTATGTGTCGCACTTATATCAACCGTTGCACCCGTCCATTGTCCGCAGTATCAAACATGCCGTGGATGCTGCCCACCAGGCAGGCATCGAAGTCAGTTTGTGTGGAGAAATGGCGTCTGATCCGTATTGCATCCCGATACTGCTCGGCATGCAGATCGACACCATTAGTCTCAATCCACAGGCTATTCCAGGCATTAAGCGCATTATCAGACAAACGACCATGGAAGAGTGTAAAAGCCTCCTCAGGCAGGTTCTTCAGAGCACTGCGGTCAGCACTTCCAACCATCTTGTTCAGAATCGGATTTTTCAACGTTTTCCCGAAGAATTGACCTTTTTCTCCTCCTTATTGGATACAGAAGAAGTCCCTTTGTCCTGA
- the smpB gene encoding SsrA-binding protein SmpB — MKSRGEKVIGVNKKARHLYEFLDKYEAGLVLVGPEVKSLRLGRVSFKDGYVKFKGNEAYLVGVHIAPYEHAGRYDGHDPERERKLLLHAAQIRLLKSKVEQRGLTVVPVRLYFSAGKVKLEIALARGKKVYDRKEDRKDRDLKRDAARELARA, encoded by the coding sequence ATGAAAAGTCGTGGGGAAAAGGTGATTGGCGTCAATAAAAAGGCGCGGCACCTGTATGAGTTCCTCGATAAATATGAAGCTGGCTTGGTACTTGTTGGACCTGAAGTCAAGTCGCTCCGTCTCGGACGTGTCAGCTTCAAAGACGGATATGTCAAATTTAAAGGGAACGAGGCCTATTTAGTTGGCGTTCATATTGCTCCCTATGAACATGCCGGCCGATACGATGGCCACGATCCGGAACGGGAACGAAAGCTTCTGTTGCATGCTGCGCAAATCCGACTCTTGAAGAGCAAGGTGGAACAGCGCGGGCTGACCGTTGTCCCGGTCCGGCTGTATTTTTCAGCAGGGAAAGTCAAATTGGAAATCGCTCTTGCACGAGGCAAAAAAGTCTACGACCGCAAGGAAGACCGCAAAGACCGCGATCTTAAACGCGATGCAGCACGGGAGCTGGCGAGAGCATGA
- a CDS encoding FAD-binding oxidoreductase has protein sequence MSDVCPGLRDNQKKRLESLFDKNDALFSHEETAVFGSDASRLFSLPAAVVRPRDESQLRELFQFAHEEAIPLYPRGRATNVVGLCIPDPKGIVISTAHLNAILEISDDDFIARCQPGVVTADLQAALAKHKRFYAPDPASKNFCSIGGNVATGAGGMSAVKYGATRDHILGLRAVIPGGEVIVTGSRTHKNVVGYDLTKLFVGSEGTLGFFTEITVKLLPLPEATASVLAGFLGLEEALIAAQALFAAGVLPTAMEFMAEDVLDALKRVGPMPWSDEVRALLLLKVDGFTDILPAIALRLADILRRSSAVFVERADTPAEEEKLWEVRRLINQASYNIAPDKISDDVTVPRGKVPKAVGRIKAIAREKRLPILVFGHLGDGNLHVNIMHHATNPDERKRALEAKELVLTAVIELQGVLSGEHGVGLTKLPYLSLQLGATERKLMRRIKAAFDPKGILNPGKGI, from the coding sequence ATGAGCGACGTTTGCCCCGGGCTTCGCGACAATCAGAAAAAACGGCTGGAGTCGCTATTCGATAAAAACGATGCACTGTTTTCTCATGAAGAAACAGCCGTTTTTGGGTCCGATGCCAGCCGATTGTTTTCATTGCCTGCTGCAGTTGTCAGACCTCGGGATGAATCCCAGTTGCGGGAACTGTTTCAGTTTGCCCACGAAGAAGCCATTCCTCTCTATCCGCGGGGCAGGGCAACAAATGTTGTCGGTCTGTGTATTCCCGACCCCAAAGGGATTGTCATCTCCACAGCCCATTTGAATGCGATTCTCGAAATTTCAGACGATGATTTCATTGCACGTTGCCAACCCGGCGTTGTGACGGCCGATTTGCAGGCCGCGTTAGCCAAACATAAACGGTTTTATGCTCCAGACCCGGCAAGCAAAAACTTCTGTTCCATTGGAGGGAATGTTGCCACGGGAGCGGGGGGCATGTCTGCCGTAAAATATGGTGCAACGCGTGACCATATCCTTGGACTGCGAGCGGTTATTCCCGGGGGAGAGGTCATCGTGACGGGAAGCCGTACCCATAAAAATGTTGTTGGCTATGATTTAACCAAGTTGTTTGTTGGTTCCGAGGGTACACTCGGTTTTTTTACAGAAATTACGGTCAAACTGCTTCCTTTGCCAGAAGCGACGGCGTCGGTTTTGGCAGGCTTCCTCGGGTTGGAAGAAGCGCTTATTGCCGCACAGGCATTATTTGCGGCCGGAGTACTTCCAACGGCGATGGAGTTTATGGCCGAAGATGTGCTGGATGCGCTCAAGAGAGTCGGTCCCATGCCGTGGTCTGACGAGGTCCGCGCCTTGTTGTTGCTCAAAGTTGATGGTTTTACCGATATTTTGCCTGCCATTGCTCTCCGTCTTGCTGATATTTTGCGTCGATCCAGCGCCGTTTTTGTGGAACGGGCCGACACACCCGCTGAAGAAGAAAAATTGTGGGAAGTACGCCGGCTTATTAACCAGGCATCATACAATATTGCACCGGATAAGATATCGGATGATGTCACTGTGCCACGGGGAAAAGTGCCGAAAGCCGTGGGACGCATCAAAGCCATTGCACGGGAAAAGCGACTCCCGATTCTTGTTTTCGGTCATTTGGGTGACGGGAACTTGCACGTTAACATCATGCATCACGCGACGAATCCTGATGAACGTAAACGAGCGCTTGAAGCCAAAGAATTGGTCCTTACTGCTGTGATTGAACTCCAGGGGGTTCTCTCCGGAGAACACGGAGTCGGGTTGACCAAGTTGCCATATCTTTCGTTGCAGCTTGGGGCGACGGAGCGAAAACTTATGCGTCGCATCAAAGCGGCGTTCGACCCGAAAGGTATTTTGAATCCCGGCAAAGGAATTTGA
- a CDS encoding (Fe-S)-binding protein, with the protein MKSQNGSTLQHNVAEKAIRKDCILCGKCLEVCPLFNATDREEFSPKAKFLLQKLLDEENLLREKPAVELAGLCLSCGKCAKACPRGLCVPDLLSEVRSRHPGFEHFIWKTWVEKARYLWPVMSSISRLAPNLPSLATQGMLGRLTNVMSDLKALNKQNRIEPWLRLVGDMSLRSKEPVALFPGCVASHAHTDWLDTARRLLAHIGVTALPISDFTCCANTLGHAGLKDAQHGMQLQNLEAWRRAGRPRLTTFCATCGSGLRGYTGFDLGWQDGERELWLSKMTSLAQELQGIRFEVLDNAPHRVLYHKPCHGTGGNDDLALLRAVLGERLVHKDKKSLCCGFGGMFKLSASSLSNQVAEACWQFHDPGPGEQLLTGCSGCVVQLKSTAPKGSVAGHWLEIIG; encoded by the coding sequence ATGAAATCTCAAAACGGATCGACCTTGCAGCACAATGTCGCAGAGAAAGCTATCCGCAAGGACTGTATCCTCTGTGGGAAGTGCCTTGAGGTCTGTCCGCTGTTTAACGCGACAGACCGAGAAGAGTTTTCCCCGAAAGCCAAGTTTCTTTTGCAGAAGCTTTTGGACGAAGAGAATCTCTTGCGGGAAAAGCCGGCCGTGGAATTGGCGGGTTTATGTCTTTCTTGCGGGAAATGCGCGAAGGCTTGTCCTCGTGGCTTATGCGTGCCCGATCTTTTGAGTGAAGTCCGAAGTCGTCACCCCGGTTTTGAGCATTTTATTTGGAAAACGTGGGTAGAAAAAGCGCGCTACCTCTGGCCGGTCATGAGTTCCATCAGTCGCCTTGCTCCGAATCTCCCTTCGCTGGCCACACAAGGCATGCTTGGTCGGTTGACCAATGTCATGTCTGACCTCAAGGCATTGAACAAGCAAAATCGGATTGAACCATGGCTGCGCCTGGTCGGTGATATGTCACTCCGGTCAAAAGAGCCTGTGGCTCTGTTTCCGGGGTGTGTCGCATCGCATGCACATACGGATTGGCTGGATACAGCCCGGCGTCTACTTGCACATATCGGGGTAACGGCATTACCCATTTCTGACTTCACCTGTTGCGCTAATACGCTTGGTCATGCTGGCCTTAAAGATGCACAGCACGGCATGCAGCTCCAGAATCTTGAAGCTTGGCGTCGAGCTGGCCGTCCCCGTCTCACAACGTTTTGTGCCACCTGTGGGAGTGGATTGCGGGGATATACGGGATTCGATTTAGGCTGGCAGGATGGTGAACGGGAACTGTGGCTTTCAAAGATGACATCCCTTGCACAAGAGCTTCAAGGAATTCGTTTCGAAGTGCTGGACAACGCGCCACACCGTGTGCTTTACCACAAGCCTTGCCATGGGACCGGCGGAAATGACGATCTTGCATTGTTGCGAGCCGTTCTTGGTGAGCGACTTGTCCATAAAGACAAGAAATCCCTGTGCTGTGGATTTGGCGGAATGTTTAAGTTGAGTGCCTCGTCCTTGTCCAATCAAGTGGCTGAAGCCTGCTGGCAATTTCATGATCCGGGTCCGGGAGAACAATTATTGACCGGGTGTAGCGGATGCGTGGTCCAACTTAAATCCACAGCCCCCAAAGGAAGTGTCGCCGGCCACTGGCTGGAGATCATCGGATAA
- the secA gene encoding preprotein translocase subunit SecA — MLKTIVNKVIGSRNDRYLKSLRPMVDAINAMEEQVQSLSDNGIAERIAELRQTVANGQTLDAILPETFALVREASKRVLGMRHYDVQLVGGIVLHQGKIAEMKTGEGKTLVATLPVVLNALTGKGAHLVTVNDYLAKRDAEWMGQLYNFLGLRVDTIVHGLTDAERQIAYGSDITYGTNNEFGFDYLRDNMKFYKEQLVQRDLHFAIVDEVDSILIDEARTPLIISGPSEDSTTLYGRIDTIIPMLKNEEHFSVDEKAKTVILTEEGVARCEEILQIENLYDPANISLQHHVLQALKAHRLFQCDVDYIVKEGQVVIVDEFTGRLMPGRRYSDGLHQALEAKEHVKVEAENQTLASITFQNYFRMYDKLGGMTGTADTEAVEFKQIYDLEVISIPTNKPMIRKDFPDVIYKNQDAKFNAIAADVKELYKIGQPVLVGTVSIEKSEKLAGLLKKNGVPHEILNAKQHEREAQIVAEAGQTKKVTIATNMAGRGTDIVLGEGVREVGGLHILGTERHESRRIDNQLRGRSGRQGDPGSSRFYLALDDDLMRLFGSDRIAGIMDRLGMEDGEPIENKMVSKAIENAQKRVEGHNFEIRKQLLDFDDTMNQQREVIYTQRREFMEAEDLKETLDVFIEDLLDDIYAPVSDPKNPPSPEVMDVFAVQIEDAFAIRINVETDGVPPLEDLRQFVQNRFSELEASADGHVNEIIRFFFMESLDRHWKEHLLNMDHLRDGIGLRGYGQKDPKQEYKREGFALFQGLLETIKESSVKALSRVRIKNEVKEEEFTHKDTTENLNYSADAADDAKKKPVKREAPKVGRNDPCPCGSGKKFKKCCGA, encoded by the coding sequence ATGCTGAAGACCATTGTCAATAAAGTCATCGGATCCCGCAACGATCGTTATTTGAAGAGCTTGCGCCCGATGGTCGATGCCATCAATGCGATGGAAGAACAGGTCCAGTCTTTGTCTGATAACGGCATTGCCGAACGTATTGCCGAATTGCGTCAAACTGTGGCCAATGGCCAGACCCTGGATGCGATTTTACCTGAGACATTTGCGCTGGTCCGGGAAGCGTCCAAACGTGTTCTCGGCATGCGCCATTATGATGTCCAGCTTGTCGGGGGCATTGTGTTGCACCAAGGCAAGATTGCGGAAATGAAGACCGGTGAAGGGAAAACCCTTGTGGCAACGCTGCCCGTTGTGCTGAACGCTTTGACGGGGAAGGGGGCGCACCTTGTTACAGTCAACGATTACCTGGCCAAGCGTGACGCCGAATGGATGGGACAACTCTATAATTTCCTTGGGTTGCGTGTTGATACTATTGTTCACGGCTTGACGGATGCCGAACGGCAAATTGCGTATGGTAGTGATATCACCTATGGGACCAACAATGAGTTCGGCTTTGACTATCTGCGCGACAATATGAAGTTCTATAAGGAACAATTGGTTCAGCGCGATCTGCACTTTGCCATCGTCGACGAAGTTGACTCCATTCTTATTGACGAAGCCCGAACACCTCTCATCATTTCCGGTCCGTCCGAAGATTCGACGACGCTCTATGGCCGCATCGACACCATCATCCCCATGCTCAAGAATGAAGAGCATTTCTCCGTGGATGAAAAAGCAAAGACCGTCATCCTGACCGAGGAGGGGGTTGCTCGGTGTGAAGAAATTTTGCAGATCGAAAACCTGTACGACCCGGCCAATATCAGCTTGCAGCACCATGTTTTGCAAGCATTGAAAGCCCATCGTCTTTTTCAGTGTGACGTCGATTATATCGTCAAAGAAGGGCAGGTTGTTATCGTCGATGAATTCACCGGTCGCCTTATGCCGGGGCGGCGTTATAGTGACGGGTTACACCAAGCATTGGAAGCCAAAGAGCATGTGAAAGTCGAAGCTGAAAACCAGACATTGGCTTCCATTACGTTCCAGAACTACTTTCGTATGTACGACAAGCTTGGTGGCATGACCGGGACAGCCGATACCGAAGCTGTTGAATTCAAACAGATTTATGATCTTGAAGTCATTTCCATTCCGACAAACAAGCCCATGATCCGTAAGGATTTTCCCGACGTTATCTACAAGAACCAAGACGCAAAGTTCAACGCTATCGCTGCTGATGTGAAAGAACTGTACAAGATCGGTCAGCCTGTTCTTGTCGGGACCGTCTCCATTGAAAAATCGGAGAAACTCGCCGGCCTGCTCAAGAAGAATGGCGTTCCCCATGAAATCTTGAACGCCAAGCAGCATGAACGTGAAGCGCAGATTGTTGCCGAAGCCGGTCAGACCAAAAAGGTCACCATTGCGACTAACATGGCTGGTCGTGGTACCGACATTGTCTTGGGCGAAGGGGTTCGAGAGGTGGGAGGTCTGCATATTCTTGGTACGGAGCGCCATGAATCTCGCCGTATCGACAACCAGTTGCGCGGTCGTTCGGGTCGTCAAGGCGATCCGGGCAGCTCACGGTTCTACCTCGCGCTTGATGACGATCTCATGCGACTTTTCGGTTCCGACCGCATTGCCGGCATTATGGATCGATTGGGCATGGAAGACGGGGAACCGATTGAAAACAAGATGGTCTCCAAAGCCATTGAAAATGCTCAAAAGCGCGTGGAAGGCCACAACTTCGAGATACGCAAACAACTTCTCGATTTCGATGATACCATGAATCAACAGCGCGAAGTCATCTATACGCAGCGTCGGGAATTCATGGAAGCCGAAGACCTGAAAGAGACTCTTGATGTCTTTATCGAGGATTTACTTGATGATATTTATGCTCCCGTATCTGATCCCAAGAATCCGCCGTCACCAGAAGTGATGGATGTTTTTGCTGTACAGATCGAGGATGCTTTTGCCATTCGTATCAATGTGGAAACGGATGGAGTGCCACCACTCGAAGACTTGCGACAATTTGTTCAGAACCGATTCAGCGAATTGGAGGCGAGTGCAGATGGCCACGTAAACGAAATCATTCGTTTCTTCTTCATGGAAAGTCTCGACCGGCATTGGAAGGAACATCTGCTTAATATGGACCATTTGCGTGATGGTATCGGTCTGCGGGGATATGGTCAGAAAGACCCAAAACAGGAATACAAGCGTGAAGGGTTCGCGTTGTTCCAAGGGCTATTGGAAACCATCAAAGAGTCGTCGGTCAAAGCGCTGTCTCGTGTGCGGATCAAAAACGAGGTCAAAGAAGAAGAATTTACGCATAAAGACACGACGGAAAACCTTAATTATTCCGCCGATGCTGCAGATGATGCCAAGAAAAAGCCAGTGAAGCGCGAAGCACCGAAAGTCGGCCGCAATGATCCGTGTCCATGTGGTAGCGGGAAAAAATTCAAGAAATGCTGCGGAGCGTAA
- the argJ gene encoding bifunctional glutamate N-acetyltransferase/amino-acid acetyltransferase ArgJ, whose translation MGNKDDSVMAVPQGYRFASVAAGFKYKNRHDLGVIVSDTDAVAAAVFTTNRFQAAPVLVGRELIDSGKPLRAVMVNAGYANACTGDLGIANCRESMRIAADVFGLAAEEVFPMSTGVIGPQFDMNVWREGLSRLGIRVGDMGPVDVAKAIMTTDSFPKLAWAEVMDEDGHVVRILGMAKGAGMISPNMATMLATVICDAEVDPDWWQKTISACADKSFNCVTVDGDTSTNDTLVALANGASGIRFTDPAGQEALYAAVKEVCQALAYMIVEDAEGGTKIIRVRVEGATSNRDAEKAARTIGNSPLVKTAIFGADPNWGRIVAALGRCGADFDPSEVSVKIGGIPVFENGTPVDVDLDSLLAPHMRRQEIKIDCVIGQGSGRYMLLASDLTHDYIRINADYRS comes from the coding sequence ATGGGAAACAAAGACGATTCGGTTATGGCCGTTCCCCAAGGATACCGGTTCGCCAGTGTGGCCGCCGGCTTTAAATACAAGAACCGGCATGATCTCGGCGTGATTGTCAGTGACACTGACGCAGTCGCCGCCGCCGTGTTTACGACCAACCGTTTTCAGGCCGCTCCTGTATTGGTCGGCCGCGAATTGATTGATAGCGGAAAGCCGCTTCGTGCCGTCATGGTCAATGCTGGATATGCCAATGCCTGTACTGGCGACCTCGGGATTGCCAATTGTCGAGAGTCCATGCGTATTGCGGCGGATGTTTTCGGACTTGCGGCTGAAGAGGTTTTTCCCATGTCGACCGGCGTCATCGGTCCGCAATTTGACATGAATGTTTGGCGAGAAGGGCTCTCGAGACTGGGAATCCGTGTAGGTGACATGGGCCCGGTCGATGTGGCCAAAGCTATTATGACGACGGATTCTTTTCCGAAACTCGCATGGGCCGAGGTCATGGACGAGGACGGACATGTTGTCCGCATCCTGGGCATGGCCAAAGGTGCCGGTATGATCAGCCCGAACATGGCAACGATGTTGGCAACCGTGATTTGCGATGCTGAAGTTGATCCAGATTGGTGGCAAAAGACCATCTCGGCATGTGCGGACAAGAGTTTCAATTGTGTTACGGTAGACGGGGACACCAGCACGAACGATACGTTGGTTGCGTTGGCGAACGGCGCGTCAGGTATTCGCTTTACCGATCCTGCTGGTCAGGAAGCGTTGTATGCCGCAGTCAAAGAAGTTTGCCAGGCGCTGGCCTATATGATTGTGGAAGATGCCGAAGGAGGAACCAAAATCATTCGCGTGCGCGTGGAAGGTGCAACCTCCAACCGCGATGCCGAAAAGGCCGCGCGAACCATTGGCAATTCTCCACTGGTGAAGACGGCCATCTTTGGAGCCGATCCCAACTGGGGACGGATTGTGGCTGCCCTTGGCCGTTGTGGAGCCGATTTTGATCCGTCCGAAGTCAGTGTGAAAATTGGCGGTATTCCTGTTTTTGAAAACGGAACCCCCGTCGATGTCGATCTCGACAGTCTTTTGGCTCCGCATATGCGTCGTCAGGAAATCAAAATCGATTGTGTCATCGGGCAAGGTTCTGGACGTTATATGCTGTTGGCCTCAGATCTGACGCATGACTATATCCGCATCAATGCGGATTATCGCAGTTGA
- a CDS encoding HD domain-containing protein, with translation MKNEHQCTAPDQFQARDRLTRLADFIFEAGMLRKTPRTGYQFLGSGAENVAEHSFRTAVIGYILADMAGADRLRTMELCLFHDLHEARTGDFNYVAKQYNSCREGAALADALAGTGLEEPVLDSWKELEDAETFEAKLAQDADQIDLIANLKEELDLGNRYAEKWIDCALKRLKTDVAQQLAQQISVVDHTDWWFLARERSWWEKKNGHDKSE, from the coding sequence ATGAAAAATGAGCATCAATGCACTGCTCCCGATCAGTTTCAAGCACGTGATCGGCTGACTCGTTTGGCCGATTTTATTTTTGAAGCCGGGATGCTGCGCAAAACTCCGCGAACCGGATATCAGTTTCTTGGTTCGGGTGCGGAAAACGTTGCCGAGCACAGTTTTCGGACTGCGGTTATTGGATATATACTGGCTGACATGGCCGGAGCCGATCGGCTCCGTACGATGGAACTTTGTCTGTTTCATGATTTGCACGAAGCTCGTACTGGTGATTTCAACTATGTTGCGAAGCAGTACAATTCCTGTCGTGAAGGAGCTGCTCTTGCCGATGCTTTGGCGGGGACCGGGTTGGAAGAGCCTGTGCTGGACTCCTGGAAAGAGTTGGAAGACGCTGAGACCTTTGAAGCCAAACTAGCTCAGGACGCCGATCAAATCGATCTTATTGCTAATCTTAAAGAAGAGCTCGATTTGGGCAACCGCTATGCAGAGAAATGGATTGATTGCGCACTGAAGCGTCTCAAAACAGATGTCGCTCAGCAGTTAGCGCAACAAATCTCTGTTGTTGATCATACGGACTGGTGGTTTTTGGCCCGCGAACGATCTTGGTGGGAAAAGAAAAACGGACACGACAAAAGCGAGTAG
- a CDS encoding metallophosphoesterase family protein codes for MRIAVISDTHMADPDAWFDQFYTNHLEPVDALIHCGDITGSGIYNYLQNHRQFYAVAGNMDAFGIGSELPATLTLTLSDKKVGVAHGFGYGERSSLGFSVAAAFGEDYDLILYGHTHMPEIVRKGTTTIINPGTLRQYSGTFALIDLSDEGITASIVCV; via the coding sequence ATGCGCATCGCTGTGATTTCCGACACGCATATGGCCGATCCCGATGCATGGTTTGATCAGTTTTATACAAATCACCTCGAACCGGTCGATGCCCTGATTCATTGTGGAGATATTACCGGAAGTGGAATCTATAATTACCTGCAGAATCATCGGCAATTTTATGCTGTGGCAGGCAATATGGATGCCTTCGGTATTGGGAGTGAGCTTCCAGCAACACTAACGTTGACATTGTCCGATAAAAAGGTCGGTGTTGCTCATGGATTCGGCTATGGGGAACGCAGTAGTTTAGGGTTTTCTGTCGCGGCAGCGTTTGGTGAAGACTATGACCTTATCTTGTATGGTCATACGCATATGCCAGAAATTGTACGCAAAGGGACGACCACTATTATTAATCCTGGAACACTGCGACAATATAGCGGAACATTCGCGTTGATTGATTTGAGTGACGAGGGAATCACCGCTTCCATTGTTTGTGTGTAA
- a CDS encoding carbonic anhydrase, translating to MKRFHSQSGAVTSKFLHGIIVIAVVGISLLLLHASMPDSASATKPSPKEVIDILKVGNERFVSGTSQRPHADAERLALAGSEDQGDHAIATVLTCSDSRVPVEILFDAGVMDIFVIRVAGNVVQTDEAGSIEYGIAHVHTPVMVVLGHTQCGAVKAVTQAALGEGHELERNIPPLVAPIVPAVKKAMHDHPDMKGMSVIPAAIEQNVWQSIRDLFMQSPTARIYHAEGKSKVVGAIYDVATGKVRWLPEGKVDSILKEVEADPNRAMNAMAEGEHHE from the coding sequence ATGAAGAGATTTCATTCTCAATCTGGTGCTGTGACCTCAAAATTTCTGCATGGGATCATAGTTATCGCTGTTGTCGGTATCAGTCTGCTGCTGTTGCACGCGAGTATGCCTGATTCGGCTTCGGCCACCAAACCAAGCCCAAAAGAAGTCATTGATATTCTGAAGGTTGGCAACGAACGATTTGTTTCCGGAACATCTCAACGTCCCCATGCAGACGCTGAACGGTTAGCGCTTGCTGGGAGCGAAGATCAGGGGGACCATGCCATTGCCACCGTATTGACGTGTTCCGATTCTCGGGTGCCTGTTGAAATTTTGTTTGATGCCGGGGTGATGGATATTTTTGTCATCCGCGTCGCCGGGAATGTTGTTCAAACCGATGAAGCCGGCTCCATTGAGTATGGCATTGCGCATGTTCATACCCCCGTCATGGTTGTTTTGGGGCATACGCAATGCGGCGCTGTGAAAGCTGTCACGCAAGCGGCTCTTGGTGAAGGCCATGAGCTTGAGCGAAACATTCCTCCGTTGGTTGCCCCCATTGTTCCTGCCGTCAAAAAAGCTATGCACGATCATCCCGATATGAAAGGCATGAGCGTGATCCCTGCTGCAATCGAACAGAATGTCTGGCAGAGCATTCGTGATTTGTTCATGCAAAGTCCCACAGCTCGGATATATCATGCCGAAGGCAAATCCAAAGTTGTTGGCGCAATTTATGATGTGGCGACAGGCAAGGTACGGTGGCTCCCGGAAGGGAAGGTCGATAGTATTCTCAAAGAGGTCGAAGCCGATCCCAACCGTGCCATGAATGCAATGGCCGAAGGCGAACACCACGAGTAG